Proteins encoded together in one Planctomyces sp. SH-PL14 window:
- a CDS encoding glycosyltransferase codes for MNILFISETFPDAAHPAQGTYNEALCRALAVRHRVRVVSPRPWIEALPHRLRGRRYETPEKVRASGIEALYPTHYYLPRVREWNYGQRMWQSVRRSVARHAAEGAFDAVLSYWAHPDGEAGLMAAQSLGIPSAVIVGGSDVLMLPKRKNRGACVTRVLTESSAVFTVSEGLRQAVIGLGIDPAKVHTTYQGVDGEVFCSGDQSEARKRVGLRETGARRLVWVGRMVPVKRVDLLVEAAHLLWQEGLRFSLHLVGDGPLRRQLQTRVSDLGLRECVFFEGAVSHARLPDWYRAADLVVLSSASEGLPNVLREAAACGTPFVSTDIGSIREIADPGFSRLVPPGSAPHLAKGIREALAPELRDAAQRYWPRSWANCARDIEEHFERLIGKRGTSDPSPKDGPEDTGSSGELALEHADIIR; via the coding sequence ATGAACATCCTCTTCATCAGCGAGACGTTTCCGGACGCCGCGCACCCGGCGCAGGGGACGTACAACGAGGCGCTCTGCCGGGCGCTGGCGGTCCGCCACCGGGTCCGTGTCGTCTCCCCCCGGCCGTGGATCGAGGCCCTCCCGCACCGGCTCCGCGGCCGTCGCTACGAGACTCCCGAGAAGGTCCGGGCGAGCGGGATCGAAGCCCTCTATCCGACGCACTACTACCTCCCCCGCGTCCGCGAGTGGAACTACGGCCAGCGGATGTGGCAATCGGTCCGCCGCTCGGTCGCCCGCCACGCCGCCGAAGGGGCCTTCGACGCGGTCCTGAGCTACTGGGCCCATCCAGACGGCGAGGCCGGGCTCATGGCGGCCCAGTCGCTCGGCATTCCGTCGGCGGTCATCGTCGGCGGGTCGGACGTCCTGATGCTGCCGAAGCGGAAGAATCGCGGCGCCTGCGTGACGCGGGTCCTCACCGAATCGAGCGCCGTCTTCACCGTCAGCGAGGGGCTGCGGCAGGCGGTCATCGGCCTGGGGATCGATCCCGCCAAGGTCCACACGACCTACCAGGGGGTCGATGGCGAAGTCTTCTGTTCCGGCGACCAGAGCGAAGCCCGGAAGCGGGTCGGCCTCCGCGAAACGGGAGCCCGCCGCCTCGTCTGGGTCGGCCGGATGGTCCCGGTGAAGCGGGTCGACCTCCTGGTCGAAGCGGCCCATCTCCTGTGGCAGGAGGGCCTGCGGTTCTCGCTCCATCTCGTCGGCGACGGTCCCCTCCGGCGGCAGCTGCAGACCAGGGTGTCCGACCTCGGACTGCGGGAATGCGTCTTCTTCGAAGGGGCGGTGTCGCACGCCCGGCTCCCGGACTGGTACCGCGCGGCGGACCTCGTGGTCCTGAGCAGCGCCTCGGAAGGGCTCCCGAACGTCCTCCGCGAAGCGGCCGCCTGCGGAACGCCGTTCGTCTCGACCGACATCGGAAGCATCCGGGAGATCGCCGATCCCGGCTTCTCCCGCCTCGTCCCACCCGGCTCGGCCCCCCACCTGGCGAAAGGAATTCGCGAGGCCCTGGCGCCGGAACTCCGGGACGCGGCGCAGCGGTACTGGCCGCGTTCCTGGGCGAATTGTGCCCGCGACATCGAAGAACACTTCGAACGACTCATCGGAAAGCGCGGAACGTCCGATCCATCCCCCAAGGATGGCCCGGAGGACACCGGGTCCTCCGGCGAGCTCGCGCTGGAGCATGCGGACATCATCCGCTGA
- a CDS encoding glycosyltransferase, which produces MPTALLTHPTSTTRTEAGGATHRRLNVCHVSMSLLTGGLERLLVEFGKFHDSARYNLRFVALTELGPPAEDLRKLGFQVDAMCLARNGKRAAYRRLKEILVDEQIDIIHTHNTCPQFYGAFAAWQTKIPCILNTQHGRGSGPRLKDQTMFMIANRFTRRVVGVSNDSARLCQEQDRGSAHKIIAIQNGIDSTRFAYTGPTDANVAISVARLSPEKDFPTLLRATKLTAQSVPDFRLRLVGDGAERKGLETLSRELGIADRVEFLGERSDIPSLLAQAGFYVSSSKTEGISLTVLEAMAVGLPVVTTAVGGNPEIVAEGTTGHLVPPQNPEALAQAIVEMCGKRSTWNGMGRAARERIEQQFEIRTMIRQYERLYEELLGVRS; this is translated from the coding sequence ATGCCCACCGCACTCCTGACTCATCCGACGTCGACGACCCGTACCGAGGCCGGCGGCGCCACGCATCGCCGCCTCAATGTCTGCCACGTCAGCATGTCGCTGCTGACCGGGGGGCTGGAGCGGCTCCTCGTCGAGTTCGGCAAGTTCCACGACTCGGCCCGCTACAACCTGCGGTTCGTGGCCCTCACGGAACTCGGGCCGCCGGCCGAAGACCTGCGGAAGCTCGGCTTCCAGGTCGACGCGATGTGCCTGGCCCGGAACGGCAAGCGGGCCGCCTATCGCCGGCTGAAGGAGATCCTGGTCGACGAGCAGATCGACATCATCCACACGCACAACACCTGCCCGCAGTTCTACGGGGCCTTTGCGGCGTGGCAGACCAAGATCCCCTGCATCCTGAATACGCAGCACGGCCGCGGCAGCGGACCGCGGCTGAAGGACCAGACTATGTTCATGATCGCCAACCGCTTCACGCGGCGGGTGGTCGGCGTCTCGAACGACTCGGCTCGCCTGTGCCAGGAGCAGGACCGCGGCTCGGCCCACAAGATCATCGCCATCCAGAACGGGATCGACTCGACCCGCTTCGCCTACACTGGCCCGACCGACGCGAACGTCGCGATCTCGGTCGCCCGTCTCTCGCCCGAGAAGGACTTCCCGACGCTGCTGCGGGCCACGAAGCTCACGGCCCAGTCGGTGCCGGATTTCCGCCTGCGGCTCGTCGGCGACGGCGCGGAGCGGAAGGGTCTCGAAACACTGAGCCGTGAACTGGGGATCGCCGATCGGGTCGAATTCCTCGGCGAACGGTCCGACATCCCGAGCCTTCTGGCGCAGGCGGGATTCTATGTCTCCTCATCGAAGACGGAAGGGATCTCGCTGACGGTCCTCGAAGCAATGGCGGTCGGCCTGCCGGTCGTCACGACGGCGGTTGGCGGCAACCCCGAGATCGTCGCCGAAGGGACGACCGGCCACCTCGTCCCGCCGCAGAACCCGGAAGCCCTCGCCCAGGCGATCGTCGAGATGTGCGGCAAGCGGTCCACCTGGAACGGCATGGGCCGCGCGGCCCGCGAGCGGATCGAACAGCAGTTCGAGATCCGCACGATGATCCGCCAGTACGAGCGGCTGTATGAGGAACTGCTCGGTGTCCGGAGCTAG
- a CDS encoding O-antigen ligase family protein, with protein sequence MAYILFLMANAALFLRPAELFPAMGDFPLYMYLITAAIFASAHQILDQLRPRNLFFQPVSLCVILVTIATAISHLSLGDVGSAIKSINAMAKVMLYYLTLLSVINTPQRLRTFLVTTALSATVMITLSIVDYRDFVAEWSGRDDLEIVREEEKDLFETNEPRRLRHVVDWGNVSEDGQQQWIFRITGLGMFRDPNDFALVLNLTIIISCYFLADRQLSSARYLWAIPIALSFYGLYLTHSRGGLLGTGVALMAWMSTKYGGRVALMIGLMGAAAVPVALGRQGNIDVSGGTGQQRIQLWADGLNQMKTSRAVFGIGEGKYPDVAGLVAHNSFIHAYVELGFVGGTFFFGCFFLPAWAFYLMKRYRFRIEDHDLERMFPYMAAIVGGWCMGMASLSRCYVPPTYMICGTAAAFLNLVGYYRARPVPVLVFNHGLARHLAVCSFGFLLCCFVFVRLFVRY encoded by the coding sequence ATGGCCTACATCCTCTTCCTGATGGCGAACGCCGCGCTCTTCCTGCGCCCAGCGGAGCTGTTCCCCGCCATGGGGGACTTTCCGCTGTACATGTACCTGATCACGGCGGCGATCTTCGCCTCCGCCCATCAGATCCTCGATCAGCTCCGGCCGCGGAACCTCTTCTTCCAGCCGGTCAGCCTGTGCGTGATCCTCGTCACGATCGCGACGGCGATTTCGCACCTCTCGCTCGGCGATGTCGGCTCCGCGATCAAGAGCATCAACGCCATGGCGAAGGTGATGCTCTACTACCTGACCCTCCTCTCGGTCATCAACACGCCGCAGCGGCTGCGGACCTTCCTGGTCACGACCGCCCTCTCGGCGACCGTCATGATCACCCTCAGCATCGTGGACTACCGGGACTTCGTCGCCGAATGGTCGGGACGGGACGACCTGGAAATCGTCCGCGAGGAAGAGAAAGACCTCTTCGAAACCAACGAGCCCCGGCGGCTGCGGCACGTCGTCGACTGGGGGAACGTCAGCGAAGACGGCCAGCAGCAGTGGATCTTCCGGATCACCGGTCTGGGGATGTTCCGCGACCCCAACGACTTTGCTCTGGTCCTCAACCTGACGATCATCATCTCCTGCTACTTCCTCGCGGACCGCCAGCTCAGCTCCGCGCGGTACCTGTGGGCCATTCCGATCGCCCTCTCGTTCTACGGCCTCTACCTCACGCACTCCCGCGGGGGACTGCTCGGCACCGGCGTCGCCCTCATGGCCTGGATGTCGACGAAGTACGGCGGACGGGTCGCGCTCATGATCGGTCTCATGGGGGCCGCGGCAGTCCCCGTGGCGCTTGGACGACAGGGGAATATCGACGTCTCCGGCGGCACCGGGCAGCAGCGGATCCAGCTCTGGGCCGACGGCCTGAACCAGATGAAGACCTCCCGCGCGGTGTTCGGCATCGGCGAAGGGAAGTATCCGGACGTCGCGGGCCTCGTCGCCCACAACTCGTTCATCCACGCCTACGTGGAGCTCGGCTTCGTCGGGGGGACGTTCTTCTTCGGGTGCTTCTTCCTCCCGGCGTGGGCGTTCTACCTCATGAAGCGGTACCGCTTCCGGATCGAGGATCACGACCTGGAGCGGATGTTCCCCTATATGGCCGCCATCGTCGGCGGTTGGTGCATGGGGATGGCCTCCCTCTCCCGCTGCTACGTCCCACCCACCTACATGATCTGCGGCACGGCCGCCGCCTTCCTGAACCTTGTCGGCTACTACCGCGCCCGGCCCGTTCCCGTCCTGGTCTTCAACCACGGACTGGCCCGGCACCTCGCGGTCTGCAGCTTCGGATTCCTTCTCTGTTGTTTCGTCTTCGTCCGGCTGTTCGTCCGTTACTGA
- a CDS encoding Gfo/Idh/MocA family protein: MSSPLRIALLGCGQIADAHLQEIRKLPSARLVAVCDVHQDLADQAAARFEVPARFTDLQAMIESARPDVVHVTTPAHTHAGLAARILEAGCHVYVEKPFTLDAVEAARVVHVAEQHGRHLCLGHDQLFDPMWGEVRGRVDRGEIGPVRHVESTLGYPISGQFGTQVTGDPNHWVRKLPGGLFQNTISHPLYRITDFLLDEHPQIQAHWTRTGRFPFPTELSVFLRGESVTGSLTFLSTITAQRITKVHGAKGALEVDFDAQTIRHLAPPRLPGAFGKLDAPFRQWREAARNFRRNLWRFAKGDIHYFAGMKTLFERFYGAIQNNTPLPIPPAEMVRVTRLMDEIFDQCRDRETVPQDPRTTKKPAVRPQETHHPAVLT; the protein is encoded by the coding sequence ATGTCCTCCCCTCTTCGGATCGCTCTCCTCGGCTGCGGGCAGATTGCCGACGCGCACCTGCAGGAGATCCGTAAGCTGCCGAGCGCCAGGCTCGTCGCGGTGTGCGATGTCCATCAGGACCTCGCGGACCAGGCGGCGGCCCGGTTCGAGGTCCCGGCGCGGTTCACCGACCTGCAGGCGATGATCGAGAGCGCGCGGCCCGACGTCGTTCACGTCACGACCCCTGCCCACACGCACGCCGGTCTCGCGGCCCGGATTCTGGAAGCCGGCTGCCACGTCTACGTCGAGAAGCCGTTCACGCTGGACGCCGTCGAGGCAGCACGTGTGGTCCACGTGGCCGAGCAGCACGGACGGCACCTCTGCCTGGGGCACGACCAGCTCTTCGACCCGATGTGGGGCGAAGTCCGCGGTCGCGTGGACCGCGGCGAGATCGGTCCGGTCCGGCATGTCGAATCGACCCTTGGGTATCCGATCTCGGGACAGTTCGGCACGCAGGTGACCGGCGATCCGAACCACTGGGTCCGCAAGCTCCCAGGGGGGTTGTTCCAGAACACGATCTCCCATCCGCTGTACCGCATCACCGACTTCCTGCTCGACGAGCATCCGCAGATCCAGGCCCACTGGACCCGCACGGGCCGGTTCCCGTTCCCGACCGAGCTAAGCGTCTTCCTCCGCGGCGAGAGCGTCACGGGCTCGCTGACATTCCTGAGCACGATCACCGCCCAGCGGATCACGAAGGTCCACGGAGCCAAGGGAGCCCTGGAAGTCGATTTCGACGCCCAGACGATCCGGCATCTCGCGCCGCCGCGGCTGCCGGGAGCGTTCGGCAAGCTCGATGCCCCGTTCCGCCAGTGGCGGGAAGCGGCCCGCAACTTCCGCCGCAACCTGTGGCGGTTCGCGAAGGGGGACATCCATTACTTCGCCGGAATGAAGACTCTCTTCGAGCGGTTCTACGGCGCGATCCAGAACAACACGCCGCTCCCGATTCCTCCGGCCGAAATGGTCCGGGTCACGCGGCTCATGGACGAGATCTTCGACCAGTGCCGCGACCGCGAGACGGTTCCCCAGGACCCGCGGACAACAAAGAAGCCCGCGGTCAGACCCCAGGAAACCCACCACCCCGCGGTCCTGACCTGA
- a CDS encoding NAD-dependent epimerase/dehydratase family protein produces MYPFLTGGTGFLGRRLVKALREDGLPVRCLVRGSSDIAPLRTFVGPELWEGVDVVQGDLNDVAGIRRLMDGCDTVYHVAAALAGSTAVMFLNTVIPTRRLIDAAVEENVRRFVTVSSLGVYGVAGLRTGSTLDETTAVDAAPHLRDPYTYSKVVQEQVAWQAHRERGLPLVVIRPGVIFGEGRSILSNRVGLKLGPLLLRMGGSQTMPYTYVENCAAALRNAGIVPGIEGEVFNVLDDGLPSGSQLLRMYRKAGQRVRAVWLPRPLIGPASSVYEWYSRWSGGQLPAVITRYKSDSMWKRVRYTNQKAKERLQWTPPVSFDEAFRRTVSHPCGAS; encoded by the coding sequence ATGTACCCCTTCCTCACCGGCGGCACCGGCTTCCTCGGTCGACGACTGGTCAAGGCCCTTCGCGAAGACGGCCTGCCAGTCCGCTGCCTCGTCCGCGGATCGAGCGACATCGCCCCGCTGCGGACGTTCGTCGGTCCTGAGCTGTGGGAAGGGGTCGACGTCGTCCAGGGGGACCTCAACGACGTTGCCGGGATCCGCCGCCTGATGGACGGGTGCGATACCGTCTACCACGTCGCCGCCGCCCTGGCCGGCAGCACGGCGGTCATGTTCCTCAACACGGTCATTCCGACCCGCCGGCTGATCGACGCCGCGGTTGAGGAAAACGTCCGCCGCTTCGTGACCGTCAGCTCGCTCGGCGTCTACGGCGTCGCCGGACTCCGCACGGGAAGCACGCTCGATGAGACGACCGCGGTCGACGCGGCGCCGCACCTCCGCGATCCCTACACGTACAGCAAGGTCGTCCAGGAGCAGGTCGCCTGGCAGGCGCACCGGGAACGGGGACTGCCGCTCGTCGTCATTCGCCCGGGAGTGATCTTCGGCGAGGGGCGGAGCATCCTCAGCAACCGCGTCGGCCTCAAGCTCGGCCCGCTCCTCCTCCGCATGGGGGGGAGCCAGACAATGCCCTACACGTACGTTGAGAACTGCGCCGCCGCCCTGCGGAACGCCGGGATCGTGCCGGGGATCGAAGGGGAAGTGTTCAACGTCCTCGACGACGGCCTGCCGAGCGGTTCGCAGCTCCTGCGGATGTACCGGAAGGCGGGCCAGCGGGTCCGCGCGGTCTGGCTGCCGCGGCCGCTGATCGGTCCCGCCTCGAGCGTCTACGAGTGGTACTCCCGGTGGTCCGGCGGCCAGTTGCCGGCGGTCATCACGCGGTACAAGAGCGACAGCATGTGGAAGCGGGTCCGGTACACGAACCAGAAGGCGAAGGAGCGGCTGCAGTGGACCCCGCCCGTCTCCTTTGACGAGGCGTTCCGGAGAACGGTCTCGCACCCCTGCGGCGCCTCCTGA
- a CDS encoding MATE family efflux transporter — protein MTLRKNILTSWVGHVVIMVLGFFMLPFVLGALGKSTYGVWLFINALAGYSSLLYMGFGATVCRYVAKHAHREEWTDLNNVVSAVFGVYCAMAGVVLLASAGLAAVAPWLDRWGTQSLGEVQLAILLNGVSTAFGMVTSVYGGVLIGTQRIDLKQSIETGAALIRFALVFALLLWRPSLTTLSLIFLAVTIAENALLVYFAYRQLPTLSVRLSNVRRSVLRDCFGFTVFSALALIAEHLMYMTDTVVIGLCLGVEAVVPYAIALRICQMAQTPLSKIGEAMLPKAGELHATGKRQELVETTERMLGLAFVLITAAFIGCWFFAPMLVDIWVARKDPSWTPADTQTCLAVLSILLGAQIVAQPATVLRKTLLGIGNVRYPAFIDLGAALVNLGLSLAFVFSVGVVGVAWGTFIPLVLFELFLLAPYANREVGTSWSRLFRHGLLPQLPALAALLTYCCVVASFQPSHGWPQLLSIAAGGGAVLGATWWLTRSRLRRPARWGSASNPSSSVAKVPSVGPLTTGSVSP, from the coding sequence ATGACTCTTCGCAAGAACATCCTGACGAGCTGGGTCGGCCATGTGGTCATCATGGTCCTCGGCTTCTTCATGCTGCCGTTCGTCCTCGGGGCGCTCGGCAAGAGCACCTACGGGGTGTGGCTGTTCATCAACGCCCTCGCCGGGTACTCGTCGCTCCTCTACATGGGCTTCGGGGCCACGGTCTGCCGTTACGTCGCCAAGCACGCCCACCGGGAAGAGTGGACCGATCTCAACAACGTCGTCAGCGCCGTATTCGGCGTGTACTGCGCCATGGCGGGCGTCGTGCTGCTCGCCTCGGCCGGGCTGGCGGCGGTCGCGCCGTGGCTCGACCGCTGGGGGACGCAGTCGCTCGGGGAAGTCCAGCTCGCGATCCTCCTGAACGGCGTCTCGACCGCTTTCGGCATGGTGACGAGCGTCTACGGCGGCGTCCTGATCGGGACGCAGCGGATCGACCTCAAGCAGTCGATCGAGACCGGCGCGGCGCTGATCCGCTTCGCCCTCGTCTTCGCCCTGCTGCTGTGGCGGCCGAGCCTGACGACTCTCTCGCTGATTTTCCTGGCGGTCACGATCGCCGAGAACGCTCTGCTGGTTTACTTCGCGTACCGTCAGCTCCCGACCCTCTCGGTCCGGCTGTCGAACGTCCGCCGGTCGGTCCTCCGGGACTGCTTCGGGTTCACAGTGTTCAGCGCCCTGGCGTTGATCGCCGAGCACCTGATGTACATGACCGACACCGTCGTGATCGGCCTCTGCCTGGGGGTCGAGGCGGTCGTGCCGTACGCCATCGCCCTTCGGATCTGCCAAATGGCCCAGACGCCGCTGAGCAAGATCGGCGAGGCGATGCTCCCCAAGGCCGGCGAGTTGCACGCCACCGGCAAGCGGCAGGAACTCGTCGAAACGACCGAGCGGATGCTCGGCCTGGCCTTCGTGCTCATCACGGCGGCTTTTATCGGCTGCTGGTTCTTCGCTCCGATGCTGGTCGACATCTGGGTCGCCCGGAAGGACCCCTCCTGGACCCCGGCCGACACGCAGACCTGCCTTGCCGTCCTGTCGATCCTGCTCGGGGCCCAGATCGTGGCCCAGCCCGCCACCGTCCTCCGCAAGACTTTGCTCGGGATCGGAAACGTCCGCTACCCGGCCTTCATCGACTTGGGGGCGGCGCTCGTGAACCTGGGGTTGTCGCTGGCCTTCGTCTTCTCGGTCGGCGTCGTCGGGGTCGCCTGGGGTACGTTTATTCCGCTTGTGCTGTTTGAGCTGTTTCTGCTGGCGCCGTACGCCAACCGCGAAGTCGGGACGAGCTGGTCCCGGCTGTTTCGCCACGGGCTCCTCCCACAACTCCCCGCACTGGCCGCACTCCTGACCTATTGTTGCGTTGTCGCCTCATTCCAACCCTCCCACGGCTGGCCTCAACTCCTGTCGATCGCGGCCGGAGGGGGAGCGGTCCTGGGAGCGACCTGGTGGCTCACCCGATCCCGCCTCCGCCGACCGGCTCGGTGGGGCAGCGCCTCAAATCCCTCCTCTTCCGTCGCCAAGGTTCCGTCTGTCGGACCGCTGACGACCGGGAGTGTCTCCCCATGA
- a CDS encoding glycosyltransferase family 2 protein, with product MPNTIPISVVIPAYNSQDCLRASIQSVQEQTYPVREIIVVDDGSKDATASVAFECGAKVIRQPNGGPAAARNNGIRHAKSPWIALLDADDSWLPNKLERQVLGITDDVSFLHTYCVIDETGPTTEDVVTFETLWKRNTLGTSTILMRKSAWEDVGGFEEDRGIMGVEDYNLWLRLVHKGHKVHTIRERLVHYTPADGNLSGQLERMMRSELNNVEKIDKACGLTPDQKRRKLVQIYEEWGRAMFHARDMKKARRCYGEILSIQPRVHALVRWMATYMPVSLLNLRRTAVHA from the coding sequence ATGCCCAACACCATCCCGATCAGCGTCGTCATCCCCGCGTACAACTCGCAGGACTGCCTCCGCGCGTCGATCCAGAGCGTTCAGGAACAGACCTACCCCGTCCGCGAGATCATCGTCGTCGACGACGGCTCCAAGGACGCCACCGCCTCCGTCGCCTTCGAGTGCGGCGCGAAGGTCATCCGCCAGCCGAACGGCGGTCCCGCCGCGGCCCGCAACAACGGCATCCGCCACGCGAAGTCCCCCTGGATCGCGCTGCTCGACGCCGACGACTCCTGGCTCCCGAACAAGCTCGAGCGGCAGGTCCTGGGGATCACGGACGACGTCTCGTTCCTCCACACCTACTGCGTCATCGACGAGACCGGCCCCACGACCGAGGACGTCGTCACCTTCGAAACGCTCTGGAAGCGGAACACCCTCGGCACGTCGACGATCCTGATGCGGAAGTCCGCCTGGGAAGACGTCGGCGGGTTCGAAGAGGACCGCGGGATCATGGGGGTCGAGGACTACAACCTCTGGCTCCGGCTGGTCCATAAGGGGCACAAGGTCCACACGATCCGCGAGCGGCTCGTCCACTACACGCCGGCTGACGGGAACCTCTCGGGCCAGCTCGAGCGGATGATGCGGAGCGAGCTCAACAACGTCGAGAAGATCGACAAGGCGTGCGGCCTGACCCCGGATCAGAAGCGCCGCAAGCTCGTCCAGATCTACGAGGAGTGGGGCCGGGCGATGTTCCACGCCCGGGACATGAAGAAGGCCCGCCGCTGCTATGGCGAGATCCTCAGCATCCAACCGCGGGTCCACGCCCTCGTCCGCTGGATGGCGACCTACATGCCGGTCTCGCTCCTCAACCTCCGCCGCACCGCCGTCCACGCCTGA
- a CDS encoding GNAT family N-acetyltransferase codes for MTVSTASPNLILRRPPPEEAVVSRLVVETDAIRALDQWRRLETRLTPAAARTSFRNDHGYGCSADWTELWLRHYGPLVPHRFLLHVTTEGFGPDRRETVTGIALVTQSRIRKGPLVLRQWHLGTAGEPGAHSVCVEYNRVLAESAFRTDFHEKIAEWFLDAGQDGIELDGLAPEEWESLRPFLPPMELRTQASKFFRLTRARAAGTDVLSQLGRSTRQGLRRKLRDYGPIETTWATEADTAHAIVDELIELHQARWNALGKPGSFSSPLFTAFQRDLLTHWAESQRVVAFRARHQGETVGCLVLLVEGRRILDYFSGFCAFDRKASPGMVTHALCMQEALERGFDDYDFLVGDKQHKDNLSTDEATLVWGTWLPDTWKIRTYSLLRQGRRKALDWFKRPAAEPAVPANKENEHEGQQPT; via the coding sequence ATGACGGTCTCGACCGCATCGCCGAACCTGATCCTCCGCCGGCCCCCGCCGGAAGAGGCGGTCGTGTCGCGCCTCGTCGTCGAGACCGACGCGATCCGCGCCCTCGACCAGTGGCGGCGGCTGGAAACCCGCCTCACACCCGCGGCGGCCCGCACCAGCTTCCGCAACGACCACGGCTACGGCTGTTCGGCCGACTGGACCGAGCTCTGGCTCCGCCACTACGGCCCGCTCGTCCCGCACCGCTTCCTGCTCCACGTCACGACCGAGGGCTTCGGTCCCGACCGCCGCGAGACCGTCACGGGGATCGCCCTCGTGACGCAGTCCCGCATCCGCAAGGGGCCGCTCGTTCTGCGGCAGTGGCATCTCGGGACCGCCGGCGAGCCGGGGGCCCACAGCGTCTGCGTCGAATACAACCGGGTCCTCGCCGAGTCCGCCTTTCGGACCGACTTCCACGAGAAGATCGCCGAGTGGTTCCTCGACGCCGGCCAGGACGGCATCGAGCTCGACGGTCTCGCTCCCGAGGAGTGGGAAAGCCTTCGCCCCTTCCTGCCGCCGATGGAGCTGCGGACGCAGGCCTCGAAGTTCTTCCGGCTGACGCGAGCCCGCGCGGCCGGGACCGACGTCCTGAGCCAGCTCGGCCGCAGCACCCGCCAGGGACTCCGCCGGAAGCTCCGCGACTACGGACCGATCGAAACCACCTGGGCGACCGAGGCCGACACCGCTCACGCGATCGTCGACGAGCTGATCGAGCTGCACCAAGCCCGCTGGAACGCCCTCGGCAAGCCCGGCTCGTTCTCCAGCCCGCTCTTCACCGCCTTCCAGCGGGACCTCCTGACCCACTGGGCCGAGTCGCAGCGGGTCGTCGCCTTCCGGGCCCGGCACCAGGGGGAGACGGTCGGCTGCCTGGTCCTGCTCGTCGAAGGCCGGCGGATCCTCGACTACTTCTCCGGGTTCTGCGCCTTCGACCGCAAGGCGAGCCCCGGGATGGTGACCCACGCGCTCTGCATGCAGGAAGCGCTCGAGCGCGGCTTTGACGACTACGACTTTCTCGTCGGCGACAAGCAGCACAAGGACAACCTCTCGACCGACGAGGCGACGCTCGTCTGGGGGACCTGGCTCCCGGACACCTGGAAGATCCGCACCTACAGCCTGCTCCGCCAGGGCCGGCGGAAGGCCCTGGACTGGTTCAAGCGTCCTGCGGCGGAGCCCGCCGTCCCCGCGAACAAAGAGAACGAACACGAGGGTCAGCAGCCGACCTGA